Genomic segment of Pseudanabaena sp. BC1403:
CGGCATCGCTGAGCAAGATTTGCCACATATTTTTGATCGCTTTTATCGAGTAAATAGCGATCGCTCACGTGCTACAGGCGGTTCTGGGTTGGGACTAGCCATTGCCAAGGCGATCGCCAATAGGCATCGCGGGAATATTCAGGTAACTAGCGAATTAGGAAAAGGCAGCAAATTTATAGTTTCTTTCAAGTCAATTTAATACACACTTAAGAAGCCTGTACGGCCTGCTCAGAAAGCCGTACAGGCTTCTAAGAAGCCTTTGCAATGGGAGTACAAGTCAGAAGTGTTAACTCAGCGCCATCAATTCAGGATCTTGGAATAGAGGCGTACTCAAATAACGTTCGCCAAAACTAGGCTGAATCATCACCACCATTTTGCCAGCATTCTCAGGACGCTTGGCAATTTGTACTGCTGCATAAAGGGCTGCTCCACTAGAGATTCCTGATAGAAGCCCTTCTTCACGCGCTAACCTGCGTCCATAGGCGATCGCTTGATCGTCAGTCACAGGAATAATCTCGTCAATCAGTTCAGTTTTTAAAACTTCAGGGATAAATCCCGCACCGATGCCTTGGATTTTGTGGGGTCCTGGGCGACTGCCTGCTAAGACTTGGCTATTTGCTGGCTCGACTGCGATCGCTTTAAACGATGGCTTGCGTGATTTAATCACCTCAGCAATCCCTGTAATCGTACCGCCAGTGCCAACGCCCGAAATCAGAAAGTCAACTTGTCCTTCAGTATCTTCCCAAATTTCTTCAGCAGTAGTCTTGCGATGGATCGCAGGATTAGATGGATTACGGAACTGTTGCAACATATAGGCATCGGGAGTGCTTTCGCTGATTTCCTTAGCGCGACGGATTGCACCGCCCATGCCTTCAGTCCCAGGGGTTAATTCGAGGGTGGCTCCATAGGCGCGTAACATCGATCGCCTTTCCATACTCATCGTTTCAGGCATGGTCAAGATTAATTTATAACCCTTTGCCGCAGCAACCATCGCCAGCGCGATCCCTGTATTACCCGAAGTAGGCTCGACCAAAATTGTCTTATTTGGCGAAATTAAGCCCTGTTCTTCGGCTTCTTGGATCATGTTCACGCCAATCCGATCCTTGACAGAGGCGGCGGGATTCATGCCCTCTAGTTTGACAATAATTCGCGCCACGCAGCCTTCAGCCTTGGGGATGCGCTGCAATTCGACCAGTGGGGTACGTCCGACTAATTCGGTTATGTTATTGGCGATTTTCATAGATAAATGCTAACCGTAAATGCTTAAGAGATTGCGAGTAAATGAGCTTGTAGTCAACTTTAGAGCATTTTTGAAGTCTTTGGAATTTCTTGATATAAAGTAGCGATCGCTGCTTTTATCTCCCAAAAGCTACACACACTAACCCTTTTCGGCTTTAATAGGTATATTGCGATCGCAAAAAAATTTCACAACATCATCACAAACTTATTAATTAATATTAAACAAACTCCTATGGCTGCTACTTTAAAAGATTTTTTAGAAGAATGTCACACTCTCGGCTTAGTCCGCTTGATCGTCACCAGTGATGCGGGTGTGCTGGAAGCAAGGGTAAATATCGAGAAGCTTTTTTACGCGGAACTCCCCAAGGGCAAGTATGCGAATATGCATTCTGAGCATATCGAGTTTCACCTAAACATAGACAAAATCACCGATGTCCGCTTTGAAACAGGCGAAGCCAAACGCGGCAATTTCACTACCTACGCTATCCGCTTCCTTGATGCCGATGACAAGGCTCAAATGAGCGCTTTCCTGCAATGGGGTAAACCAGGTGAATATGCCGAAGGTCAAGTTGAAGCATGGTCTGCGCTCAAAGACAAGTACAGCGAAACTTGGAAGCCTGAGCCTGTTGAGAAAGTGTAGGAAATATCTTGTATTTCTAAGCTATATTATTTGTTAGATAAACCTACAGTAAAAAATAAGTTTTCGTATGGGAAAAGCTGTTATGTCCACTCTAAAACTTTTTGAAAAAGAAGAAGAGGAGCTAAAGTTTTTTGAAGAAAATGAAGACTCAGATAATAGTTCTAATAATTCTCTAGAACTATTA
This window contains:
- the cysK gene encoding cysteine synthase A, with the translated sequence MKIANNITELVGRTPLVELQRIPKAEGCVARIIVKLEGMNPAASVKDRIGVNMIQEAEEQGLISPNKTILVEPTSGNTGIALAMVAAAKGYKLILTMPETMSMERRSMLRAYGATLELTPGTEGMGGAIRRAKEISESTPDAYMLQQFRNPSNPAIHRKTTAEEIWEDTEGQVDFLISGVGTGGTITGIAEVIKSRKPSFKAIAVEPANSQVLAGSRPGPHKIQGIGAGFIPEVLKTELIDEIIPVTDDQAIAYGRRLAREEGLLSGISSGAALYAAVQIAKRPENAGKMVVMIQPSFGERYLSTPLFQDPELMALS
- a CDS encoding ChuX/HutX family heme-like substrate-binding protein; this translates as MAATLKDFLEECHTLGLVRLIVTSDAGVLEARVNIEKLFYAELPKGKYANMHSEHIEFHLNIDKITDVRFETGEAKRGNFTTYAIRFLDADDKAQMSAFLQWGKPGEYAEGQVEAWSALKDKYSETWKPEPVEKV